Proteins from a single region of Hordeum vulgare subsp. vulgare chromosome 6H, MorexV3_pseudomolecules_assembly, whole genome shotgun sequence:
- the LOC123401510 gene encoding uncharacterized protein LOC123401510 — MSSTSSNPPVDLEKGVAGPAATANQFTVSAAMPSPSSDLPFDLDLEKGAAWPAATKEGEEQAVLNPRLVKYMLTLDMIYCLLSFIPLVWAMKKFSNNQRDTWLVIIIASLVRMLLIGVALLAKKCTLGSDDGDLSTKLLAASKK, encoded by the exons ATGTCGTCGACGAGTTCCAATCCACCCGTAGATCTCGAGAAAGGCGTCGCCGGGCCAGCGGCGACAGCGAATCAATTCACCGTCAGCGCGGCCATGCCGTCGCCGAGTTCTGACCTTCCCTTTGATTTGGATCTAGAGAAAGGCgccgcctggccggcggcgacgaaggagggggaggagcagGCCGTGCTGAACCCTCGCCTGGTCAAGTATATGTTGACGCTG GATATGATATATTGTCTGCTTTCATTTATCCCGCTCGTATGGGCTATGAAGAAGTTTTCCAACAACCAGAGGGATACATGGCTGGTTATTATTATCGCGTCGCTAGTCAGGATGTTGTTAATCGGCGTCGCTCTGCTTGCCAAGAAGTGTACACTAGGAAGCGATGATGGTGATCTCAGTACCAAACTACTAGCAGCATCTAAGAAATAA